A genomic window from Pelagicoccus albus includes:
- a CDS encoding type III pantothenate kinase has translation MNLCIDVGNSQMHGAVYDGDRFVTQFRKESSRSSRDEIGLFLVSVLREHGLDPSLVERIGISCVVPDELYSLRNACRIYFDLEPLFLEAGVKTKLKIKTRNPLEVGADRIANAVAVSEMFSGQNAVVVDFGTAITLDAVSSQREYLGGSICAGLGLAMEALGSNTAKLPFVEINAPKRALGRSTIEAIQSGLYFGYLGMIRNLVDRIRQEAFGDEATLVIATGGFSQLYRDAGLFDEIVPDLVLRGVNAMLAWNPIEKAPAQVEN, from the coding sequence ATGAACCTCTGTATAGACGTTGGTAATTCGCAGATGCACGGGGCTGTCTATGATGGCGACCGCTTTGTTACTCAATTCCGCAAGGAAAGCTCCCGATCCTCCCGTGACGAGATCGGTTTGTTCCTCGTCTCGGTCTTGAGAGAGCATGGTCTGGATCCCTCTCTCGTAGAGCGTATCGGAATTAGCTGTGTGGTGCCAGACGAGCTTTATTCTCTGCGCAACGCGTGCCGCATCTATTTCGATCTCGAGCCGCTATTTCTTGAGGCAGGCGTTAAAACCAAGCTCAAGATCAAAACCCGCAATCCTCTGGAAGTCGGTGCGGACCGCATTGCCAATGCGGTCGCTGTTTCGGAAATGTTTTCCGGCCAAAACGCGGTGGTGGTCGATTTTGGAACAGCGATAACGCTTGATGCGGTATCTTCCCAACGAGAGTACCTTGGTGGATCTATTTGCGCCGGACTCGGCCTTGCTATGGAAGCGCTTGGCTCCAATACGGCCAAATTGCCTTTTGTGGAAATCAACGCTCCGAAGCGCGCTCTGGGCCGCTCTACCATCGAGGCGATCCAGAGCGGCTTGTATTTCGGTTATCTGGGCATGATTCGCAATCTTGTGGATCGCATCCGTCAGGAAGCCTTTGGCGATGAAGCAACCCTAGTGATTGCGACGGGTGGTTTTTCCCAGCTCTACCGTGACGCTGGTTTATTTGACGAAATTGTACCGGATCTAGTGCTACGTGGCGTCAACGCCATGTTGGCGTGGAATCCGATCGAGAAGGCTCCTGCTCAAGTGGAGAATTAA
- a CDS encoding RNA polymerase sigma factor, producing MSAQLASFSDTSNVTMSNSNTARNSLTENELVQAGYRYALSIARHHQDAEDLVQQAWLKLQRAYGRVEGTPVLFRTIRNLFYDIKRRDKIVQFEPLEKSPEPGKGESNGVSMDMEIVLKNLRPEEREAIYLNVVEGFTATEISEQTGAPRGTILSHIHRARQKLAKAFGGEFRDAKK from the coding sequence ATGAGTGCCCAACTTGCCAGTTTTTCCGACACATCCAACGTCACGATGAGTAATTCCAACACCGCTCGTAATTCACTGACAGAGAACGAGCTAGTGCAGGCGGGATACCGCTATGCTCTGTCTATCGCACGCCACCACCAAGATGCTGAGGACCTTGTCCAGCAGGCGTGGCTCAAGCTCCAGAGGGCCTATGGGAGAGTCGAGGGTACTCCAGTTCTTTTCAGAACGATTCGAAATTTGTTCTACGACATTAAGCGCCGCGACAAGATTGTACAATTTGAGCCGCTCGAAAAATCTCCGGAGCCAGGTAAAGGCGAGAGTAATGGGGTCTCCATGGATATGGAAATCGTTTTGAAGAATCTTCGCCCTGAGGAGAGAGAGGCTATTTATCTAAATGTAGTGGAAGGGTTTACCGCGACGGAAATATCAGAACAGACGGGTGCGCCAAGGGGCACCATTCTCAGTCACATCCACCGTGCCCGCCAGAAGTTGGCCAAAGCGTTTGGTGGAGAGTTTCGTGACGCTAAAAAGTAG
- the panC gene encoding pantoate--beta-alanine ligase translates to MTKVLQTVAAYREWREETVGSASLGFIPTMGGLHAGHLDLVKRALEENEYVATSVFLNRTQFNKQEDFDKYPAVFEEDLQALSELGAHAVFAPSYEEMYPDDYRYKISESVLSTELEGEHRPGHFDGVLTVVMKLLMVGNARRAYFGEKDWQQLQLVKGLVEAFFLPVEIVPCPTIREKSGLAMSSRNRRLSADGFEKAALFNQILNTAQSEDAAMEALRVAGFDPEYVADRPGRRLGAVVLEGVRLIDNVERS, encoded by the coding sequence ATGACCAAGGTATTGCAAACGGTCGCTGCTTACCGCGAGTGGCGGGAGGAGACGGTTGGAAGCGCCAGTCTCGGCTTCATACCCACTATGGGTGGCTTGCATGCTGGCCATCTCGATTTGGTCAAACGCGCTCTCGAGGAAAATGAATATGTTGCGACAAGCGTTTTCTTGAATCGAACCCAGTTTAATAAACAGGAGGATTTCGATAAGTACCCGGCTGTATTCGAAGAAGACTTACAGGCCCTTAGCGAATTAGGGGCGCATGCCGTCTTTGCCCCAAGCTACGAAGAGATGTATCCAGACGATTATCGCTACAAGATAAGCGAATCGGTCCTTTCCACTGAGCTGGAAGGGGAGCATCGGCCGGGGCATTTCGACGGAGTGCTGACGGTGGTCATGAAACTTCTGATGGTGGGAAATGCTCGGCGCGCCTACTTCGGAGAGAAGGATTGGCAGCAGCTACAATTAGTGAAGGGCTTAGTTGAAGCGTTCTTTCTCCCTGTGGAAATCGTTCCTTGTCCTACGATCCGTGAGAAAAGCGGCTTGGCCATGAGCTCAAGAAACCGAAGGCTGTCCGCAGATGGTTTCGAGAAGGCAGCTTTGTTTAACCAAATTCTGAATACGGCCCAGAGCGAGGATGCGGCAATGGAAGCGCTTCGTGTCGCTGGGTTCGATCCTGAGTATGTAGCGGATCGGCCAGGCCGTCGTCTCGGTGCAGTCGTTCTCGAAGGAGTCCGTCTCATCGACAATGTTGAACGCTCGTAA
- the panD gene encoding aspartate 1-decarboxylase: MKRHMLKSKIHRATVTDADLNYEGSISIDPALCKAADLVEFEKVDVYDIDNGSRLTTYVIWGKPGEICLNGAAARLVHRGDKVIIASFQEVDDADIDAFKPKLVMVNADNSIKHVNEPPVRRP, translated from the coding sequence ATGAAGCGACATATGTTAAAGTCGAAGATCCACCGTGCTACGGTTACGGATGCGGATCTGAACTATGAAGGCTCGATAAGCATCGATCCAGCGCTCTGCAAAGCGGCAGATTTGGTCGAGTTCGAAAAGGTCGATGTTTATGATATCGATAATGGCAGCCGCCTCACGACTTACGTGATTTGGGGCAAGCCAGGCGAGATTTGCCTCAATGGCGCTGCGGCCCGCTTGGTGCATCGAGGTGACAAGGTGATCATTGCCAGTTTCCAGGAAGTGGACGATGCGGATATTGATGCGTTCAAGCCGAAGCTCGTCATGGTCAACGCCGACAATTCCATCAAGCACGTCAACGAGCCGCCCGTACGCCGGCCCTAG
- a CDS encoding MotA/TolQ/ExbB proton channel family protein, whose translation MSDFFQNSFMPIWNAGGTLMYPLVGLALLIFFTGMEIIVYLNELRGKSASDKTIEDWVETPDHASGEIRSMIEYGKAALPDQRDVLNRFSEIRNEHLSRIDRRRVMLAVFVSAAPLTGLLGTVIGMLSTFKGLAISSGGQTVNMVADGISEALITTQLGLVIAIPGYILMMLIEKRQNDLDTLLTRIEACVARGAKKFK comes from the coding sequence ATGTCGGACTTTTTCCAGAACAGTTTTATGCCGATTTGGAACGCGGGCGGTACGCTTATGTATCCGCTCGTTGGCCTAGCGTTGCTCATTTTCTTCACTGGCATGGAGATCATCGTGTACCTCAATGAATTGAGAGGGAAGTCAGCCAGCGATAAGACTATCGAGGATTGGGTCGAAACGCCGGACCATGCCAGCGGAGAAATTCGTAGCATGATCGAATACGGCAAGGCGGCTCTGCCTGATCAAAGAGATGTCTTGAATCGCTTCAGCGAAATCAGAAATGAGCATTTGTCCCGAATCGATCGTCGCCGAGTGATGCTAGCCGTATTTGTAAGCGCGGCACCTCTCACTGGATTGTTAGGCACCGTTATCGGTATGTTGAGCACATTCAAGGGACTCGCCATTAGTTCCGGAGGGCAAACGGTTAACATGGTCGCAGATGGCATCTCCGAAGCCTTGATCACGACTCAGCTGGGACTGGTTATAGCGATCCCCGGCTACATTTTGATGATGCTTATCGAAAAACGTCAGAACGATCTGGATACGTTGCTGACGAGAATCGAGGCCTGTGTGGCACGTGGGGCCAAGAAATTTAAATAA
- a CDS encoding MotA/TolQ/ExbB proton channel family protein, whose amino-acid sequence MKPLNRWLALSAAAFSCALVSAQADLSSVNSEAQKDLNASLAKLSEVRTEIREESVPLSRRINELKQQTRALGATLQRAQRAQDSRTIGLEALEGRVKAIQDENDYLSGLMGQFFQEVQTQMTSAEQQKYESRIDLVRSALETADVSKKDQFTAQLDSLQLGIDRIRDRIGGVVYEGQAIDDKGDLRTGKFVELGPVSVFSSDSGDQAGIIETHQTAIPNATALTPEFAGEVHELANSLEGTMDLDVTLGAALAIEGSKESVAEHVLKGGLWVWPIIIFALMAALLAVYKMFAIYSIKQPSAANLGSIVRKVRAGQQDDALEEARSLPWEFGPMIEEAVKCSDQDKELVEEVMYEKMLEAQPKVERFLSVIAVTAAVAPLLGLLGTVTGMINTFKMITLFGTGDASSLSGGISEALITTELGLVVAIPSLVAHAMLNRKAQSIMANMEKLSVVFVNGLPGRK is encoded by the coding sequence ATGAAGCCTTTAAATAGATGGTTGGCCCTCTCGGCTGCGGCTTTTTCTTGTGCCTTAGTTTCTGCGCAAGCGGATCTTTCCTCAGTCAATAGCGAGGCTCAGAAAGACCTTAATGCTTCGCTCGCAAAATTGAGCGAGGTCCGGACGGAAATTAGAGAAGAGAGCGTTCCGCTCTCCCGTCGGATAAATGAACTCAAGCAGCAGACGCGTGCCCTTGGGGCAACTTTGCAGCGTGCTCAGCGTGCCCAAGATAGCAGGACAATTGGATTGGAAGCGCTCGAAGGACGAGTGAAGGCGATTCAAGATGAGAATGATTACCTCAGCGGTTTGATGGGGCAGTTCTTCCAGGAGGTGCAGACTCAAATGACCTCTGCTGAGCAACAAAAGTACGAGAGCCGTATCGACTTGGTTCGGAGCGCTTTGGAAACTGCGGATGTATCCAAGAAAGATCAGTTCACAGCTCAACTCGACTCCTTGCAGTTAGGGATCGATCGCATTCGAGACCGCATAGGCGGTGTCGTTTACGAAGGACAAGCGATTGATGACAAGGGTGACTTGAGAACCGGAAAGTTCGTAGAGCTCGGGCCAGTTAGCGTTTTCAGCAGTGATTCAGGAGATCAGGCTGGTATTATAGAAACTCATCAGACGGCGATTCCCAACGCGACCGCCCTTACTCCCGAATTTGCAGGAGAAGTCCACGAGCTGGCAAATTCTTTGGAAGGCACGATGGACCTGGATGTGACTTTGGGTGCGGCTTTAGCTATCGAGGGATCGAAGGAGAGTGTTGCTGAACACGTGCTCAAAGGGGGCCTATGGGTTTGGCCTATCATTATCTTCGCCCTCATGGCCGCTCTGCTCGCGGTATACAAGATGTTCGCGATCTACAGCATCAAGCAGCCGAGCGCTGCGAATCTGGGGTCGATCGTACGCAAGGTTCGTGCGGGTCAGCAAGATGACGCTCTGGAAGAGGCTCGCTCACTTCCGTGGGAATTCGGGCCTATGATTGAAGAGGCGGTTAAATGTAGCGACCAAGACAAGGAACTCGTCGAGGAGGTCATGTACGAGAAGATGCTGGAAGCCCAGCCGAAGGTAGAACGCTTCCTTTCCGTAATCGCTGTGACTGCGGCGGTAGCTCCGCTTCTCGGCCTACTCGGAACGGTTACGGGTATGATTAACACTTTCAAGATGATCACCCTTTTTGGAACTGGCGATGCCAGCTCCCTTTCCGGTGGCATTTCCGAAGCGCTTATTACGACGGAGCTCGGCCTCGTGGTAGCGATCCCATCACTGGTAGCTCACGCTATGCTAAACCGAAAGGCTCAGTCCATCATGGCCAATATGGAGAAGCTTTCCGTTGTATTTGTTAACGGACTACCTGGTCGGAAATAG
- a CDS encoding type 1 glutamine amidotransferase, with protein sequence MPKLLIVDPLDLTLKSEDGDTLWSSKSCFEACLRETENLVCEYTTARDPELCRRASKANGVILGGSEASAWEDTVFNDQLLDLIAICKNNKIPFLGICYGAQLLGRALGARVGKHPSGIELGAPSIRLTKAGRSNPLLEGLGGDSFRSIETHSDAVFTVPPGSEILASTTHTPVQAFSYQGLLTGVQFHPEMNGGDLRFLWKAFQQKGLIDHVPEEYWTLIESCQCERKDSILRTFAERVRSSLSSRVVA encoded by the coding sequence ATGCCAAAGCTCCTGATAGTCGACCCGCTTGATCTTACTCTCAAAAGTGAAGATGGCGATACGCTTTGGAGTTCCAAGTCGTGTTTCGAGGCCTGTCTCCGAGAGACCGAAAACTTGGTTTGCGAGTACACGACTGCCCGAGATCCAGAGCTTTGCCGTCGCGCATCGAAGGCGAACGGAGTCATTTTGGGTGGTTCGGAGGCTTCCGCTTGGGAAGACACTGTTTTCAATGACCAGCTGCTCGACCTGATTGCGATTTGCAAAAACAACAAGATCCCATTCTTGGGCATCTGTTATGGCGCTCAATTGCTGGGAAGAGCGCTTGGCGCCAGAGTGGGGAAGCATCCGAGTGGAATCGAGCTCGGAGCACCCAGTATCCGCCTCACAAAAGCCGGCCGGAGCAATCCGTTGCTAGAGGGCTTAGGCGGTGACTCTTTTCGTTCCATAGAAACTCACAGCGACGCTGTTTTCACAGTGCCGCCTGGCAGTGAAATTCTCGCTTCGACCACCCACACGCCGGTGCAGGCTTTCTCTTATCAAGGGCTTCTTACGGGCGTGCAATTTCACCCAGAGATGAACGGTGGAGACCTGAGATTCCTCTGGAAAGCGTTCCAACAGAAGGGATTGATCGACCACGTGCCCGAAGAGTATTGGACATTGATCGAGAGCTGTCAGTGTGAGCGAAAAGACTCAATCTTGCGAACCTTCGCCGAAAGGGTTAGATCCAGCTTGAGCTCACGGGTAGTGGCTTAG
- a CDS encoding RNA recognition motif domain-containing protein, whose amino-acid sequence MEIYVGNISFGLSEGDLQDAFEQFGAVSQLKIITDRETGRSRGFGFITMDNAEEGAAAIAGLNGQELDGRELSVREATPRAPRGPRGGGGGYRGGDRPRGGGGYRGGDRPRGGGGGYRGDRRGGGDRRGGGGYQDGY is encoded by the coding sequence ATGGAAATATACGTAGGAAACATCTCCTTCGGGCTATCAGAAGGAGACCTGCAAGACGCATTCGAACAATTCGGAGCGGTCTCTCAACTCAAAATCATCACGGACCGCGAAACTGGCCGTTCGAGAGGATTCGGGTTCATTACAATGGATAACGCCGAAGAAGGCGCAGCCGCAATTGCCGGCTTGAACGGACAAGAGCTAGATGGCCGCGAACTTTCAGTTCGTGAAGCAACCCCACGCGCCCCTCGCGGACCACGTGGTGGAGGCGGCGGCTACCGCGGTGGAGATCGTCCACGTGGCGGAGGCGGCTACCGCGGTGGTGACCGTCCACGCGGCGGAGGTGGAGGCTATCGTGGAGATCGTCGTGGCGGCGGAGATCGTCGTGGCGGCGGTGGCTACCAAGACGGCTACTAA
- a CDS encoding calcium/sodium antiporter — protein MLIPIIALILGLVVLIWSADRFIDGASGVASHLGMPPLLIGIVIVGFGTSAPELVVSALAALQHNPGLALGNAFGSNIANIALILATTTVIIPITVQSSILRKELPLLTGATLLSAILIWDLEISFVDGLIMLVALVGVMTWTTLESMKNEGDALAEEFTEELNEKKTSLGLSIFWLVFGLAALVGSSKSMVWGATEIALSLGVSEFVIGLTIVAVGTSLPELASSITAAKKGEHDIVVGNIIGSNLFNTLAVVGLAAVIRPFNPEANILSRDLPVTAGLTLALFFVCYRRGGAGKITRLEGSLLLLSYLGYYAWIFLSER, from the coding sequence ATGCTAATTCCTATCATTGCCCTTATCCTTGGCCTAGTCGTCCTGATTTGGAGCGCCGACCGTTTCATAGATGGAGCTTCAGGCGTAGCCAGCCATCTCGGAATGCCACCTCTTTTGATCGGCATCGTGATAGTGGGCTTCGGAACCTCCGCTCCCGAACTCGTGGTTTCTGCACTGGCAGCGCTGCAACACAATCCCGGACTCGCCTTGGGAAATGCCTTCGGGTCCAACATCGCCAATATCGCCCTTATCCTAGCAACTACGACTGTCATCATTCCGATCACCGTGCAGTCGAGTATCTTACGCAAAGAGCTTCCTCTTCTTACCGGAGCAACGCTTCTCTCTGCGATACTGATTTGGGACTTAGAAATTTCCTTCGTCGATGGCCTGATAATGCTCGTCGCGCTCGTCGGCGTCATGACTTGGACAACTCTGGAGAGCATGAAAAACGAGGGAGATGCCCTTGCCGAAGAATTTACTGAGGAGTTAAACGAGAAGAAAACCTCCCTGGGCCTATCCATATTTTGGCTGGTCTTTGGACTCGCCGCCCTAGTGGGAAGTTCGAAATCCATGGTCTGGGGCGCCACAGAAATCGCCCTCAGCTTGGGAGTTAGCGAATTCGTGATCGGCTTAACAATAGTAGCTGTCGGCACTTCATTGCCGGAACTTGCCTCCTCGATTACGGCAGCAAAAAAAGGCGAGCACGATATCGTGGTCGGCAACATAATTGGCTCCAACCTTTTCAATACCCTTGCCGTTGTGGGCTTGGCAGCGGTTATCCGTCCCTTTAATCCCGAGGCCAACATCCTGAGCAGAGACTTGCCGGTCACAGCCGGCCTCACTCTGGCCCTTTTCTTTGTCTGTTACCGACGTGGGGGAGCAGGAAAAATTACCCGCCTCGAAGGTAGTTTACTGCTATTATCCTACCTCGGCTACTACGCCTGGATCTTCCTTTCGGAGCGTTAG
- a CDS encoding UDP-N-acetylglucosamine 1-carboxyvinyltransferase: protein MANLIVHGGKPLSGTITPSGNKNAVLPILCATLLTDEPVTLRNVPAITDIEKLVGFFRELGSLIDWDREAKTMRLDHSDLGSDFDPQTLPQGMRSAVLLFAPLLQRFKEIHLDSNPKGCALGIRELDPHLEILTCLGAKVDHNGELKLSIEDTFKSASHWADYMSVTTTETFVMAAATGSGVSTLTNAASEPHVQDLCRFLQSMGAKIDGIGTSVITVTGVEKLQGTDATISSDHHEVATFLALGAITGGHVKISDSVPQHFDLINRSFAKLGVNISYEGDIAVCEANQSLKVQQPFTSNLLPKIEAAPWPYFPVDLLPPMVALATKADGVMHFWNKVYEGGFAWLPELVKFGAHAVVSDPHRIIVFGQRPMRPAIVEAPYIIRAAVALYMTAASIEGRSIVKNADPIRRAHPQFAENLRKLGAEIEWDG, encoded by the coding sequence ATGGCAAACCTCATAGTACACGGCGGCAAACCCTTATCTGGAACGATCACCCCATCGGGTAATAAAAACGCGGTCCTACCCATTCTGTGCGCGACTCTGCTAACCGATGAACCGGTCACCCTGCGGAACGTGCCAGCGATCACCGATATCGAGAAATTGGTCGGATTCTTCCGGGAATTGGGCTCGCTCATCGACTGGGATCGCGAAGCGAAGACCATGCGGCTCGACCATTCGGACTTGGGTTCAGACTTCGATCCTCAAACCTTGCCCCAAGGCATGCGGTCAGCCGTTCTGCTCTTTGCTCCTCTGCTGCAGCGGTTTAAGGAGATCCATCTCGACTCCAACCCCAAGGGCTGCGCCCTCGGTATTCGCGAACTGGATCCTCACCTCGAAATCCTCACCTGCCTGGGAGCCAAAGTTGACCACAATGGCGAACTGAAGCTGAGCATCGAAGATACCTTCAAGTCAGCCTCACATTGGGCAGACTACATGTCGGTAACCACTACCGAAACTTTCGTCATGGCCGCGGCAACTGGGAGCGGAGTTTCCACGCTAACCAACGCCGCCAGCGAGCCCCACGTGCAGGATCTCTGTCGTTTTCTGCAGAGTATGGGGGCGAAAATCGATGGGATCGGGACCAGCGTCATCACAGTCACCGGAGTAGAAAAACTTCAAGGAACCGACGCGACCATCTCCTCCGACCACCACGAGGTGGCCACTTTCCTCGCTCTCGGAGCAATCACGGGAGGGCATGTCAAAATCAGCGACTCCGTTCCGCAGCATTTCGACCTGATCAACCGCAGTTTCGCGAAACTTGGAGTAAACATAAGCTACGAAGGGGACATAGCGGTGTGCGAGGCCAACCAAAGCCTCAAAGTTCAACAACCTTTCACCTCTAATCTACTGCCAAAAATCGAAGCCGCACCATGGCCGTATTTCCCGGTGGATCTCCTCCCCCCCATGGTTGCCCTCGCCACTAAAGCTGATGGGGTAATGCACTTCTGGAACAAGGTCTACGAAGGGGGTTTCGCTTGGCTTCCCGAATTGGTGAAATTTGGAGCTCACGCCGTGGTGAGTGACCCACATCGAATCATCGTTTTTGGCCAAAGACCGATGAGACCGGCCATCGTAGAGGCTCCTTACATCATCCGAGCCGCCGTAGCGCTATACATGACCGCCGCAAGTATCGAGGGGCGAAGCATTGTGAAGAACGCTGACCCAATCCGACGAGCACACCCGCAATTCGCGGAAAATCTCCGCAAACTCGGAGCGGAAATCGAATGGGACGGCTAA
- a CDS encoding ExbD/TolR family protein yields the protein MKNRKMFAEKKSTEEINMSPLIDMVFILLIFFIVTTVFVEETGVEVNKPQAASASDLEKNSILIAITENGNVVYGGKEVGISGVRPIIRRLYQKEKMPVIIQADRQSITDTLVRVIDEAKLAGAISVSLSTED from the coding sequence ATGAAGAACAGAAAGATGTTCGCAGAGAAGAAGAGCACGGAGGAGATAAACATGTCCCCTCTGATAGACATGGTCTTTATTTTGCTGATTTTCTTCATCGTTACTACGGTTTTTGTCGAAGAGACAGGGGTGGAGGTCAACAAGCCACAAGCTGCTTCCGCTTCCGACTTGGAAAAGAACAGCATATTGATCGCTATCACCGAAAATGGAAATGTGGTCTACGGTGGTAAGGAAGTCGGGATAAGTGGCGTACGCCCCATCATTCGACGGCTTTACCAAAAAGAAAAAATGCCTGTCATTATCCAGGCGGATCGTCAGTCGATTACGGATACGCTTGTGCGAGTGATTGACGAAGCGAAGCTTGCTGGGGCTATCTCGGTAAGCCTATCTACTGAGGATTAA
- a CDS encoding DUF3450 family protein, whose protein sequence is MKRLLILSILAASLGTLDGMCETDGGLYRETKATVTQWAETENLISKESNDWKRDKAVLEDLAQMLETEKASLTEKIDASKESATEADKRREEIVGRKESLEEASSVIRENLETLEEEIRQLLPYLPETYVDSIKPLVRQLPKKGEPTQLSLSIRLRNVVGILSQANKFDNVISLETETRDFQGGQSKQVNTLYYGFAIAYYTDSTGERAGYGYPTESGWKWVEAPEYGEAILGMVSMYQKGKQAEFVKLPVVIK, encoded by the coding sequence ATGAAACGACTACTAATTTTGAGCATTTTGGCTGCGTCTCTAGGCACGCTAGATGGAATGTGCGAGACGGATGGCGGTCTCTATAGAGAGACCAAGGCTACTGTGACACAGTGGGCGGAAACTGAGAATCTTATCTCTAAGGAATCCAATGATTGGAAGCGCGACAAAGCAGTGCTGGAGGATCTCGCCCAAATGCTCGAGACTGAGAAAGCGAGTCTTACTGAAAAAATAGACGCTAGCAAGGAGTCCGCTACGGAAGCTGATAAGCGTCGTGAAGAAATAGTCGGTCGCAAGGAGTCTCTAGAGGAGGCATCAAGTGTGATTCGTGAGAATTTGGAAACGCTTGAGGAGGAAATACGCCAACTCCTTCCGTATTTGCCAGAAACATACGTCGATAGCATCAAGCCGTTAGTTCGCCAGCTTCCGAAAAAGGGAGAGCCGACTCAGCTGTCCTTGTCGATCCGCCTCCGCAATGTCGTGGGGATTTTGAGCCAAGCTAACAAGTTTGATAATGTCATCAGCTTGGAGACTGAGACGAGGGATTTCCAAGGTGGTCAAAGTAAGCAAGTGAATACGCTCTATTACGGTTTCGCGATCGCTTACTACACAGACTCCACAGGTGAGCGAGCAGGCTATGGCTACCCCACCGAGTCAGGATGGAAGTGGGTGGAAGCTCCAGAGTATGGAGAAGCGATTTTAGGAATGGTATCGATGTACCAGAAGGGCAAGCAAGCTGAGTTTGTTAAGCTTCCTGTCGTAATTAAATAA
- the panB gene encoding 3-methyl-2-oxobutanoate hydroxymethyltransferase produces the protein MKNIPDFQKWKAAGKPITMVTCYDAATAKILNATSVDSILIGDSCAMVVHGFDSTVHATVEMIAAHTAAVRRGAPDKVIVADLPFLSNRKGIDHAMDAVDQLMKAGANAVKLERRKGNVQLVEHIVDSGVPVMGHLGLTPQSVNEFGGFKMQGKSSSAAKALVEDARMLEQAGCFSVVLECIPGDVAEEVTRSVSIPTIGIGCGPEVSGQVLVVNDLLGMDAQFQPRFARKYDNLSERIASAVDRYCADVQSAAFPATGEYTSRLAKLEG, from the coding sequence ATGAAAAACATACCTGACTTCCAAAAATGGAAGGCGGCCGGCAAGCCCATTACAATGGTGACTTGTTATGACGCCGCGACTGCGAAAATCCTCAACGCCACCAGTGTTGATTCGATTTTGATAGGCGATTCCTGCGCTATGGTGGTGCACGGTTTCGACAGCACCGTTCACGCGACGGTTGAGATGATAGCCGCCCATACGGCCGCCGTACGCAGAGGCGCTCCCGACAAAGTAATTGTCGCCGACTTGCCATTTCTCTCCAATCGCAAAGGCATCGACCATGCCATGGATGCAGTAGATCAGCTGATGAAAGCGGGTGCCAATGCCGTTAAGCTCGAACGCCGCAAGGGAAACGTTCAGCTCGTCGAGCATATCGTGGATAGCGGAGTGCCAGTGATGGGACACCTCGGTTTGACTCCTCAGTCTGTGAACGAATTTGGAGGATTCAAGATGCAGGGGAAGAGCAGCTCGGCCGCGAAAGCCTTGGTAGAAGACGCTCGCATGCTGGAGCAAGCTGGTTGCTTTTCTGTCGTTTTAGAGTGCATCCCTGGCGATGTTGCGGAGGAGGTGACTCGTTCTGTTTCGATCCCTACCATCGGCATCGGGTGTGGTCCAGAGGTCTCTGGGCAGGTTTTGGTGGTAAATGATTTGCTGGGTATGGATGCCCAATTTCAGCCCCGTTTTGCTCGGAAGTACGACAATTTGAGCGAACGAATCGCTTCGGCGGTTGATCGTTATTGTGCGGATGTGCAAAGCGCCGCTTTCCCAGCCACGGGCGAATACACTTCCCGCTTGGCGAAGTTGGAGGGCTAG